One Pseudoalteromonas sp. UG3-2 DNA window includes the following coding sequences:
- a CDS encoding sulfite exporter TauE/SafE family protein, whose amino-acid sequence MFELALEPTTWALLCAVALAAGFIDAIAGGGGLLTVPALLTAGLPPHLSLGTNKLAASFGSLTASFTYYKKQLFKPSFWLASILATAIGAMLGTLLVDRLSIEFLNKLIPIIIIAVAIYSLVGKLSPTESHHLPNKTTGLKVKQWLQGLALGFFDGMAGPGTGTFWTASNSMLYKMSLLINCGLARSMNFVSNFISLITFVALGHVNFLLGVTMGLFLMLGAWLGAHSAIKFGNKLIKPLFNVVVIALAGKLIVEAYFS is encoded by the coding sequence ATGTTTGAACTTGCACTCGAGCCCACAACTTGGGCGCTGCTTTGCGCCGTGGCGTTAGCTGCCGGCTTTATCGACGCTATTGCAGGTGGCGGCGGTTTGCTCACTGTGCCGGCACTGTTAACCGCTGGCCTGCCGCCACACTTAAGTTTAGGAACCAATAAGCTGGCCGCCAGCTTTGGCTCACTGACAGCAAGCTTTACCTACTACAAAAAGCAACTTTTTAAACCCAGCTTCTGGCTCGCTTCGATACTGGCAACGGCCATTGGCGCTATGCTTGGGACGTTACTGGTAGATAGGCTCAGTATTGAGTTTCTCAATAAGTTAATTCCTATCATTATAATCGCCGTGGCCATTTATAGCCTAGTTGGCAAGCTCAGCCCCACCGAGTCTCACCACTTGCCAAACAAGACCACTGGGCTCAAAGTGAAACAATGGCTACAAGGCTTAGCGCTGGGCTTTTTTGATGGCATGGCGGGCCCAGGCACAGGGACTTTTTGGACTGCATCCAATAGCATGCTCTATAAAATGAGCTTGTTGATAAATTGCGGCCTCGCTCGCTCAATGAATTTTGTCTCTAATTTTATCTCGCTGATCACCTTCGTAGCCTTGGGCCACGTGAACTTTTTACTGGGGGTGACCATGGGACTGTTTTTAATGCTTGGTGCTTGGTTAGGCGCTCATTCCGCCATTAAATTTGGCAATAAATTGATTAAGCCTCTATTTAATGTGGTGGTCATCGCCCTTGCCGGTAAACTTATTGTAGAGGCCTACTTTTCATGA
- the dinG gene encoding ATP-dependent DNA helicase DinG: protein MLSDKLKKNIRQAHQSVAAALDGFRPRPSQNYLVAEIAKTLSGDYHRTQRVCVIEAGTGTGKSLAYLLGALPVALANKKKLVISTATVALQEQLINKELPFLQQHSGIDFKFDLVKGRQRYICVQKLMAAISDDDMQMSMMPTTSSPLTQMEQKCLRELAQAYQDKRWQGDRDSWEDTIPDKVWNIIACDKHACQRQLKSHHLCPFHLARQKIAQMDVLVINHALLLADLELGGGTILPEPDDTFYVIDEAHHLPHITRDFSSAAATIKGTIEWLEKLLKFSGKMANTVVSQKAIGQNFKLNDAANDAAKHLRAVRDILDQADFNYSDDDTYRFSHGEVPESLTVKAKDIADATQDALRCLSKMHDALSGDVSDGDVQAFLADPLLVESGQYINRLEQLNKLWFSYSKTNESVPHARWIKRMEYKHHHDHLLCDCPIEVGYFLKDKLWRECAGAVLCSATLSALGNFDHFAHESGLAKEPGVKYIKADSPFDYPNQAVLHLPKTATEPTNKAFSDYLAQALPDYLDKQKANLVLFASYWQMNHVVEKLRSKKLNILVQGELSREALLTRHKANIDLGRGSILFGTQSLSEGLDLPGQYLENLIITKIPFAVPTSPIEEAQAEFVQSKGGNPFLSITVPDAAKKLVQSCGRLLRKETDSGRITILDRRLITKRYGKAMLDTLPPYRRQID from the coding sequence ATGCTCTCAGATAAGCTGAAAAAAAATATTCGCCAAGCACATCAGAGTGTTGCTGCAGCCCTGGATGGCTTTCGTCCGCGCCCAAGTCAAAACTATTTAGTCGCTGAAATAGCCAAAACCTTATCGGGAGATTACCACCGCACTCAGCGAGTCTGTGTCATTGAGGCTGGAACGGGTACTGGGAAATCGTTGGCCTATTTATTGGGCGCCTTGCCAGTTGCTTTGGCCAACAAAAAAAAGTTGGTGATTTCAACCGCAACCGTGGCTTTGCAGGAACAATTGATCAACAAAGAATTACCTTTTCTGCAGCAGCACTCGGGAATTGACTTCAAGTTTGATTTAGTCAAAGGCCGGCAACGATATATTTGTGTGCAAAAGCTTATGGCGGCAATCAGCGACGATGATATGCAAATGTCGATGATGCCCACCACCAGTAGCCCACTGACGCAAATGGAACAAAAGTGCTTACGGGAGCTGGCCCAGGCATACCAAGATAAACGCTGGCAAGGTGACCGAGATAGCTGGGAAGACACCATTCCCGATAAAGTGTGGAACATCATTGCCTGCGATAAACATGCCTGTCAGCGGCAACTGAAATCTCATCACCTGTGCCCTTTTCATCTAGCCAGGCAAAAAATTGCGCAAATGGACGTGTTGGTGATCAATCATGCGCTGTTATTGGCGGACCTTGAGCTTGGTGGTGGCACCATTTTACCCGAGCCTGACGACACCTTTTACGTCATTGATGAAGCCCACCATTTACCCCATATTACCCGAGACTTTTCTTCTGCTGCGGCAACCATCAAAGGCACCATAGAGTGGCTCGAAAAGCTACTTAAGTTCAGTGGTAAAATGGCTAATACCGTAGTATCACAAAAAGCCATTGGGCAAAATTTTAAGCTTAACGATGCCGCTAATGATGCCGCTAAGCACTTAAGAGCGGTGCGCGATATATTAGACCAAGCTGACTTCAATTACAGCGACGATGACACCTACCGCTTTAGTCACGGCGAAGTCCCAGAATCACTCACCGTTAAGGCCAAAGACATTGCCGATGCCACTCAAGACGCCTTACGCTGTCTAAGCAAAATGCATGATGCCCTGTCTGGTGATGTTTCCGATGGCGATGTCCAAGCCTTCTTAGCCGATCCGCTGTTAGTTGAAAGTGGTCAGTACATCAACCGCCTTGAACAGCTGAACAAGCTCTGGTTTAGCTACTCAAAAACCAATGAGAGCGTGCCCCATGCCCGCTGGATCAAGCGCATGGAATATAAACATCATCACGACCATTTATTGTGTGACTGCCCCATTGAAGTCGGTTATTTTTTGAAAGACAAACTGTGGCGGGAATGTGCCGGTGCCGTGCTGTGTTCGGCGACGTTAAGTGCGCTGGGTAACTTTGATCACTTTGCCCACGAAAGTGGCTTAGCAAAAGAGCCAGGGGTAAAATACATCAAAGCCGACTCACCGTTTGATTATCCTAATCAAGCCGTTTTGCACCTACCTAAAACGGCCACCGAACCCACAAATAAAGCCTTTAGTGATTACTTAGCGCAAGCGCTGCCCGACTACCTAGATAAGCAAAAAGCCAATTTAGTACTCTTTGCCTCCTACTGGCAAATGAACCACGTAGTTGAAAAGCTGAGAAGTAAAAAACTCAATATTTTGGTGCAAGGGGAGCTTTCTCGTGAAGCCTTACTTACTCGTCATAAGGCCAATATTGATCTTGGCCGCGGCAGTATTTTATTTGGTACGCAAAGCCTCTCAGAAGGACTCGATTTACCAGGGCAATACTTAGAGAATCTGATCATCACTAAAATCCCTTTTGCCGTGCCCACTTCCCCCATTGAAGAAGCGCAAGCGGAGTTTGTACAAAGTAAAGGAGGCAATCCTTTTTTATCCATTACTGTACCGGATGCCGCCAAGAAATTAGTCCAAAGCTGTGGTAGACTGCTGCGCAAAGAAACCGATTCTGGCCGTATCACCATTTTAGATAGGCGATTGATAACAAAGCGTTATGGTAAAGCCATGCTTGATACTCTGCCACCTTATAGAAGGCAAATTGACTAA
- a CDS encoding primosomal replication protein — MSVGLFKLQQQLDRLKQQAAEFDNAKWFDKNRYIQAQPSLFDTRVFRTKSLKLSDYVDEIAEAMSHLPPSEQRHAFAFAIERIGSQIQAILKVLKSTPVWAKENKNKAPKKAKVYKKAVQKIMQSSHELYQELSQNHEFERRLQEMIDIRQQQMDKASPQQASKLNGEILALHGRLGRCRKAISATEQKIQEVEKNQNR, encoded by the coding sequence ATGAGTGTGGGACTTTTTAAACTGCAACAGCAACTGGATCGCTTAAAGCAACAAGCGGCCGAGTTCGATAACGCCAAATGGTTTGACAAAAACCGCTACATTCAAGCGCAACCGAGCTTATTCGACACCCGCGTATTTCGCACCAAAAGTCTGAAGTTAAGCGATTATGTCGATGAAATTGCCGAGGCCATGTCACATTTGCCACCATCCGAACAGCGCCACGCCTTCGCGTTTGCCATTGAGCGCATTGGCAGTCAAATACAAGCCATTTTAAAGGTGTTAAAATCCACCCCAGTGTGGGCAAAAGAAAACAAAAATAAGGCCCCTAAAAAAGCCAAAGTGTATAAAAAAGCAGTGCAAAAAATCATGCAGTCATCCCATGAGCTGTACCAAGAGTTATCACAAAACCATGAATTTGAACGCCGTTTACAAGAGATGATCGATATTCGTCAACAACAAATGGATAAAGCATCGCCACAGCAAGCCAGCAAGCTCAATGGTGAAATTTTAGCCCTTCATGGCCGTTTAGGTCGATGCCGTAAGGCTATCTCAGCCACTGAACAAAAAATTCAAGAAGTCGAGAAAAATCAAAACCGCTAA